In Leptospiraceae bacterium, one DNA window encodes the following:
- a CDS encoding IS1182 family transposase: MGKFKNTEPSQGLILAVNLKDQIIEGSFEHTLSVLFEKDKIDLSKLILKYHNDVIGRKAYNPKILLKIILFAYYKGITSSREIEIACNKNLTFMALAENEKPDHSTIANFVSSMDKEVKDIFEQVVLICFELGLIKSGTLAIDGCKISSNASKEWSGTISELESKKSKIKAKIREIMEEHKNSDPDENNFKRIDKLDKKMEKITDFLANNEKKMGKRNHEKQSNITDNDSSKMKTSHGVIQGYNGVAVADSENQIIVEAEAFGEGQEYDLLKPMIEGAEKIINQMNRKISDTKILADNGYFKESNLEYLAEKKIDAYIPDQNARKRDPKFKTRDRHREEKNPREYKRYIEKDFTYVSEKDEYICPNGESLNRWGGFTNGHSYGRRYGTKKASCSACPLKSNCISENQDRRELNIYDGVNVPETEKMREKIDSKEGRKIYSKRMSIIEPVFGNIRFNKGLDYFSLRTKAKVNIQWLLWCMVHNIEKIVTKGKFNLL; the protein is encoded by the coding sequence ATGGGAAAATTCAAGAATACAGAACCTTCACAGGGACTAATCCTTGCAGTAAATCTAAAAGATCAGATCATTGAAGGAAGTTTTGAACATACACTTTCAGTTCTTTTCGAAAAAGATAAAATCGATTTAAGTAAATTAATTTTGAAATACCATAATGACGTGATCGGCAGAAAGGCATACAACCCCAAGATTCTACTAAAAATTATTTTATTTGCTTATTACAAAGGAATTACTTCGTCTAGAGAAATTGAAATTGCCTGTAACAAAAATCTCACGTTTATGGCACTGGCAGAAAATGAAAAACCGGATCATTCTACAATTGCAAATTTTGTTTCCTCGATGGATAAAGAAGTCAAAGACATATTTGAGCAGGTAGTTCTGATTTGTTTTGAGCTTGGACTAATCAAATCCGGAACTCTTGCAATTGACGGATGTAAGATTTCGTCTAACGCATCAAAGGAATGGAGCGGAACAATTTCAGAGCTTGAGAGCAAGAAAAGTAAAATAAAAGCAAAAATCAGGGAGATCATGGAAGAACACAAAAACTCTGATCCAGATGAAAATAATTTCAAGCGGATTGATAAATTGGACAAGAAAATGGAGAAGATCACAGATTTTCTTGCAAATAATGAAAAGAAAATGGGTAAGCGAAATCATGAAAAGCAAAGTAACATAACGGACAATGATTCATCTAAAATGAAAACATCACACGGAGTTATTCAGGGTTACAATGGAGTAGCTGTAGCTGATTCTGAAAATCAGATAATCGTAGAGGCTGAAGCATTCGGCGAGGGTCAGGAATATGATCTCTTAAAGCCAATGATTGAAGGAGCAGAAAAAATAATCAATCAAATGAACAGAAAAATAAGTGATACAAAAATTCTTGCAGATAACGGCTATTTCAAGGAGTCGAATCTTGAATATCTTGCAGAGAAAAAAATCGACGCATATATTCCGGATCAGAATGCCAGGAAAAGAGATCCCAAATTTAAAACCCGTGACAGACATCGCGAAGAAAAAAATCCGAGAGAATACAAGAGATATATCGAAAAGGATTTTACATATGTTTCGGAAAAGGACGAATACATTTGTCCGAATGGAGAGTCACTAAATCGTTGGGGAGGATTTACAAATGGTCACAGCTACGGACGTCGTTACGGCACAAAAAAAGCATCCTGTTCTGCATGTCCATTGAAATCGAATTGTATTTCAGAAAATCAGGATAGACGCGAACTTAATATTTATGATGGGGTAAATGTTCCGGAAACAGAAAAGATGCGTGAAAAAATAGATTCAAAAGAGGGCAGGAAAATTTATTCGAAGCGGATGAGTATAATCGAGCCGGTATTCGGAAATATACGGTTTAACAAGGGGCTGGATTATTTCAGCTTGCGGACAAAAGCAAAGGTCAATATTCAGTGGCTTTTGTGGTGCATGGTTCACAACATTGAAAAGATAGTGACTAAAGGGAAATTTAATCTACTTTGA
- a CDS encoding helix-turn-helix domain-containing protein translates to MISSSFKEIERTWPKISKAIYIPHTKSEYEKLRKQLDDLIDLVGNNEKHPLASLLETVGVIISNFESTNFLMKSATGIDVLKFLMEEHNLKQADLKEIGSQGVVSEILSGKRELNLRQIKALAKRFSVMPGIFV, encoded by the coding sequence ATGATTTCTTCAAGTTTTAAAGAAATTGAACGGACATGGCCTAAAATTTCAAAAGCCATATATATCCCACATACAAAGTCTGAATATGAAAAACTCAGGAAGCAATTAGATGACCTTATTGATTTAGTAGGCAATAATGAAAAGCATCCTTTAGCTTCCTTGCTCGAAACTGTTGGGGTAATTATTTCAAACTTTGAAAGTACAAATTTTCTGATGAAATCAGCTACTGGTATAGATGTTCTTAAGTTTCTCATGGAAGAGCATAATTTAAAGCAAGCGGATTTAAAAGAAATCGGTTCACAGGGTGTTGTATCTGAAATTCTGAGTGGTAAAAGAGAATTAAATTTAAGGCAGATTAAGGCTCTAGCAAAAAGATTTTCAGTGATGCCTGGAATATTTGTATAG
- a CDS encoding type II toxin-antitoxin system HigB family toxin codes for MRVISHKKIIEFSAIHINSEKPLNSWYKILSRQKFLSFAELRKVFPSADLVGNFTVFNIGGNKFRLITAIHYNTQIVYIRHILTHTEYDQNKWRN; via the coding sequence ATCAGAGTAATATCACATAAAAAAATTATAGAGTTTTCAGCAATTCATATTAATAGCGAAAAACCTTTAAATAGTTGGTATAAGATTCTGTCGAGACAGAAGTTTCTATCTTTTGCTGAACTCAGAAAGGTTTTTCCAAGTGCTGATCTTGTTGGCAATTTTACGGTTTTTAACATTGGCGGAAATAAATTTCGGTTAATTACTGCAATTCATTACAATACTCAGATTGTTTATATTCGACATATTTTAACACATACAGAATATGATCAAAATAAATGGAGGAACTAA
- a CDS encoding transposase yields the protein MIRRNNYGKEFKEQIVMEILSGQSSVSQIAQREKVNPQTIRNWRNEIDTGKFEQNNQTEFALRKRVAELEGALANLALDNHILKKAQKYLQDWKQKEKLSGSISHQNLEL from the coding sequence ATGATAAGAAGAAATAACTATGGCAAAGAATTTAAGGAACAAATAGTAATGGAAATTTTGTCCGGGCAGAGTTCCGTTTCGCAAATAGCTCAAAGGGAAAAGGTAAATCCTCAAACAATCCGAAATTGGAGAAATGAGATAGATACAGGAAAGTTTGAACAAAATAATCAAACCGAATTTGCTTTAAGGAAACGAGTCGCAGAATTGGAAGGTGCACTTGCCAACCTTGCGTTAGATAATCACATTTTAAAAAAAGCCCAAAAATATCTGCAAGACTGGAAGCAAAAAGAGAAATTATCAGGAAGTATCTCGCACCAGAATTTGGAATTGTAA
- a CDS encoding IS3 family transposase — MSARLEAKREIIRKYLAPEFGIVKSCKALEISISSFYYQSDAKIKRKQEDKQLIEKIEAYLDLMPQSGYRSVTYFLRNDMKINHKRVYRIMHENLLKCSPKRAYHHATTDSKHNLKKYPNLLKDKSINHARVIVGDVTFFDVQGKNHYLASLMDMENREVIGRAVSDKLNSELVRSAFESALMNRGSLEGYIHHTDSDRRYCSHEYIELLNNSKIQISMCLGNAYENAHAESFNKTIKYQEINISCYADKIEAAKSIFQFIDRYNSIRPHSALGGLSPLQFKNKQKI; from the coding sequence ATATCTGCAAGACTGGAAGCAAAAAGAGAAATTATCAGGAAGTATCTCGCACCAGAATTTGGAATTGTAAAAAGCTGTAAAGCTTTGGAGATCAGTATCTCTTCCTTTTATTACCAATCGGATGCAAAGATTAAAAGAAAACAGGAGGATAAGCAACTAATAGAAAAGATTGAAGCATATCTGGATTTAATGCCTCAATCAGGTTACAGGTCTGTCACTTATTTTCTGAGAAATGATATGAAAATCAATCATAAGCGAGTTTACAGGATCATGCATGAAAACCTTTTAAAATGCAGTCCGAAGAGGGCTTATCATCATGCGACCACGGATTCAAAACATAACCTGAAAAAATATCCAAATCTTCTTAAGGACAAGTCAATTAATCATGCACGAGTAATAGTTGGTGATGTTACTTTTTTTGATGTTCAGGGGAAAAATCATTATCTGGCATCACTAATGGATATGGAAAACAGAGAGGTCATCGGACGAGCTGTTTCTGATAAACTTAATAGTGAACTTGTCAGGTCTGCATTTGAGTCGGCTCTCATGAACAGAGGAAGTCTCGAAGGTTACATTCATCATACTGATTCTGATAGAAGATATTGTTCGCATGAATATATAGAACTTCTGAACAATTCCAAAATACAAATTTCAATGTGTCTTGGTAATGCATATGAAAATGCACACGCAGAATCTTTTAATAAAACTATCAAGTATCAAGAGATAAATATCTCCTGTTATGCTGATAAAATTGAAGCAGCCAAAAGTATTTTTCAATTTATTGATCGGTACAATTCAATCAGACCTCATTCAGCTTTAGGAGGACTATCTCCTCTGCAATTTAAAAATAAACAAAAAATATGA
- a CDS encoding IS3 family transposase (programmed frameshift) gives MTKGPKTRETYTEEFKKDAVNHFISSGKSAKEIASNLGIRKDLLYHWRKNLQFKKGDIMEKKIDPKDIEIQQLQYELSEAKMERDILKKAMAGSLKTTEIIVSVINENRKEYTVERMCRVLGISPSNYYKKRRANSSERKFQDGILKRKILNIYEENEKVYGARRIVKELHQQENFIGKRRVKRLMKELKIQGIQPARFQVTTTVTNQNLPVSPNLLDRNFFAYAPNKVWVSDITYIKIKNGFYYLCVIVDLYSRKVVGWSLKNHMKKELVIDALRSAIRKRKPASGLIFHSDRGSQYQSNLFRKILFWNGFESSMSRKGDCWDNAVAESFFKTIKTELIYRNKFENYEELRKDVFKYIEVFYNRKRLHSFIGYQSPSKFEEKFVA, from the exons ATGACCAAGGGACCAAAAACAAGGGAAACATATACAGAGGAATTCAAAAAGGATGCAGTAAATCATTTTATTTCATCCGGCAAATCAGCAAAAGAAATTGCTTCCAATTTAGGAATACGAAAAGATCTTTTGTATCATTGGAGAAAGAATTTACAATTCAAGAAAGGTGATATAATGGAAAAGAAAATCGATCCCAAAGATATTGAAATCCAACAGCTTCAGTATGAATTGTCCGAAGCAAAGATGGAACGTGATATCTTAAAAAAGGCTATGGCCG GTTCTCTCAAAACTACAGAAATAATAGTATCTGTGATAAATGAAAACCGTAAGGAATATACGGTAGAGAGAATGTGCAGGGTTTTAGGAATATCACCCAGTAACTATTACAAGAAGCGGAGAGCCAATTCTTCTGAAAGAAAATTTCAAGATGGAATTCTGAAACGAAAGATATTGAATATTTACGAAGAGAACGAAAAAGTTTATGGAGCGAGGAGAATTGTAAAAGAGCTACATCAACAGGAAAATTTTATAGGGAAAAGAAGAGTAAAAAGACTCATGAAAGAGCTGAAAATACAGGGTATTCAACCTGCAAGATTTCAAGTCACAACAACTGTAACGAATCAAAATCTCCCAGTCTCTCCAAATCTCCTGGATCGAAATTTTTTTGCATATGCACCAAATAAAGTTTGGGTTTCTGATATTACATATATCAAAATAAAAAATGGATTTTATTATTTGTGTGTAATCGTCGATTTATATTCCAGAAAAGTAGTTGGCTGGTCGTTGAAAAACCATATGAAAAAAGAACTTGTGATTGATGCTCTCAGAAGTGCCATCAGAAAAAGGAAGCCTGCTTCGGGATTAATATTTCATTCGGACAGAGGTTCTCAATATCAAAGCAATCTGTTCCGGAAAATTTTATTCTGGAATGGTTTTGAATCCAGTATGAGCCGCAAAGGAGATTGTTGGGATAATGCAGTTGCAGAATCTTTTTTCAAGACAATCAAAACAGAATTGATTTATAGAAATAAATTTGAAAATTATGAAGAATTGAGAAAAGATGTTTTCAAATATATTGAAGTATTTTACAATAGGAAAAGACTTCATTCTTTCATTGGCTATCAAAGCCCTTCAAAGTTTGAAGAAAAATTTGTGGCTTAA
- a CDS encoding PIN domain-containing protein, whose protein sequence is MKVLVDTSIWSQALRKNASSEDEILNELKELIKELRIVIIGPIRQEILSGLSDTNKYDQLKERLSFFDDLPLDTEYFEYAAQLSNTCRIKGIQGSHTDFLICSVAIKNGIPIYTLDKDFANYKKYIDIELYKRRK, encoded by the coding sequence ATGAAAGTTTTGGTGGATACTTCCATTTGGTCGCAAGCTTTAAGAAAAAATGCTTCAAGTGAAGATGAAATTCTTAATGAACTCAAAGAGCTCATTAAGGAACTTCGTATTGTTATCATAGGACCAATCAGGCAAGAAATTCTATCCGGTCTTTCAGATACAAATAAATATGACCAATTAAAAGAAAGGCTTAGTTTTTTTGACGATCTTCCTCTTGACACAGAATATTTTGAATACGCTGCTCAATTATCAAATACCTGCCGAATTAAAGGGATTCAAGGTTCTCATACAGATTTTTTAATTTGTTCAGTCGCCATTAAAAATGGCATTCCAATTTATACTTTGGACAAAGATTTTGCAAATTACAAAAAATATATTGATATAGAATTATATAAAAGAAGAAAATAA
- a CDS encoding type II toxin-antitoxin system VapB family antitoxin, which translates to MATNLAIDDKLLTKAQKISGLRTKKETVSIALKEFIQRRKQEEIIEYFGTVDYGNYDYKKLRSK; encoded by the coding sequence ATGGCAACAAATCTTGCAATTGATGATAAACTTCTGACTAAAGCTCAAAAAATAAGTGGTTTAAGAACTAAAAAAGAAACGGTTTCTATTGCTTTAAAGGAGTTTATTCAAAGGAGAAAACAGGAAGAAATTATTGAATACTTTGGAACAGTTGATTATGGAAATTACGACTATAAAAAGCTTAGGTCAAAATAA
- a CDS encoding N-6 DNA methylase gives MQINIFGEVETFGVTIEQAAKTANVSTATIRNWIKTGYLIQSSKGVISQESLEKFISEIAGKEKLNSRANKLLKDEHDHKEVSDKVSELIKKFKGERIGIEYESSLSDSHRNKVGVYYTPSWIVKDLFKNIKVTPNLRFLDPCCGSGNFLIEAIKQGVAPENVYGFDIDENAVLIAKQRIKDEFSYETENVKVGDFLQEAIKMSRENNSFDLIFTNPPWGKKIEKTTKEKYSTLYECGNSLDTTSLFLGASLSILKPNGFLGFLIQEAFFNITTFEDIRRKVLSKRILRFVDYGKAFKGLVTRAQAIVIENQSSNSLDLIECCLQDKTFNRTLESFTENPKSIFNFWTNEAEAQVINRLYAIPHITLKDRANWALGIVTGNNDRYCIDTPKEGYIPIYKGSDITKSGLKEPSTFILDDFSNFQQVAPLEMYLSKEKLIYKFISTDLCFFYDTQQRYILNSANLLIPINLEITSEQLTLLLNSEIINWLFKKLFSTHKVLRGDLELIPIHIDYFSSKQEFTETDYLNYLQIIKTNDGTYRIKN, from the coding sequence ATGCAGATAAACATATTTGGTGAAGTAGAAACATTCGGAGTTACAATAGAACAAGCGGCAAAAACCGCTAATGTATCAACTGCAACAATTAGGAATTGGATTAAGACAGGTTACTTAATTCAATCTAGCAAGGGAGTTATTTCTCAAGAGTCTTTAGAGAAATTCATAAGTGAGATAGCTGGCAAAGAAAAATTAAATTCAAGGGCTAATAAGTTACTGAAAGACGAACACGACCATAAAGAGGTATCTGATAAAGTAAGCGAACTGATAAAAAAGTTCAAAGGAGAAAGAATAGGTATTGAATACGAAAGCTCACTCTCAGATTCACATCGAAACAAAGTAGGGGTATATTACACACCATCTTGGATTGTGAAAGATTTGTTTAAGAACATAAAAGTTACCCCCAATTTAAGATTTTTAGACCCTTGCTGCGGTTCAGGTAATTTTCTAATTGAAGCAATCAAACAAGGGGTTGCACCTGAAAATGTGTATGGGTTTGACATAGATGAAAATGCTGTTTTAATCGCTAAGCAGAGAATAAAAGATGAGTTCAGCTATGAAACAGAAAATGTAAAGGTTGGCGACTTTTTGCAAGAAGCAATCAAAATGAGCAGGGAAAATAATTCCTTTGATCTGATATTCACTAATCCACCCTGGGGCAAGAAAATTGAAAAAACCACCAAAGAGAAGTATTCCACATTATACGAATGTGGAAACAGTTTAGATACAACCTCTTTATTTTTGGGGGCAAGTTTATCTATACTTAAACCCAATGGATTCTTAGGCTTCTTGATTCAAGAAGCATTTTTCAACATCACTACTTTTGAAGACATCCGAAGGAAAGTATTGTCAAAAAGAATTTTACGTTTTGTAGATTATGGTAAAGCATTCAAAGGGTTGGTAACCAGGGCACAGGCTATTGTGATAGAGAACCAATCCTCAAATTCACTTGACCTCATAGAATGTTGTTTACAAGATAAAACATTCAATAGAACCTTAGAATCATTTACCGAGAACCCCAAAAGCATATTCAACTTTTGGACTAATGAAGCAGAAGCACAGGTAATCAATCGCCTCTATGCAATACCGCATATTACGCTCAAAGATAGGGCGAATTGGGCATTAGGAATTGTAACTGGCAATAACGATAGATATTGTATTGATACACCTAAAGAAGGATATATTCCGATTTATAAAGGTTCAGATATAACTAAATCGGGATTGAAAGAACCAAGCACATTCATACTTGATGATTTTTCAAATTTTCAACAGGTAGCACCCTTAGAAATGTATCTTTCAAAAGAGAAACTCATATACAAATTTATCTCTACTGATCTATGCTTTTTTTACGACACCCAACAACGATACATATTAAATAGTGCCAACCTTCTCATTCCAATAAACCTTGAAATAACTTCCGAACAGCTAACATTGCTGTTAAATAGTGAAATCATTAACTGGCTTTTCAAAAAATTATTTTCAACTCATAAGGTTCTTAGAGGAGACCTTGAGTTAATTCCTATTCACATTGATTACTTTTCAAGTAAGCAAGAATTTACTGAAACGGACTACTTAAACTATTTACAAATAATCAAAACAAACGATGGAACTTACAGAATTAAAAACTAA
- a CDS encoding transposase, which yields MKMHAESFNKTIKYQEINISCYADKIEAAKSIFQFIDRYNSIRPHSALGGLSPLQFKNKQKI from the coding sequence ATGAAAATGCACGCAGAATCTTTTAATAAAACTATCAAGTATCAAGAGATAAATATCTCCTGTTATGCTGATAAAATTGAAGCAGCCAAAAGTATTTTTCAATTTATTGATCGGTACAATTCAATCAGACCTCATTCAGCTTTAGGAGGACTATCTCCTCTGCAATTTAAAAATAAACAAAAAATATGA
- a CDS encoding type II toxin-antitoxin system RelE/ParE family toxin codes for MIKSFHDKDTEKIWKGEFSKRIPNQISDVALRKLRLINGALELENLRIPPKNFLEALRNDRKGQHSIRINDQWRICFTWIDGHAFDVEIVDYH; via the coding sequence GTGATCAAATCGTTTCATGACAAAGATACTGAAAAAATTTGGAAAGGTGAATTTTCAAAAAGAATTCCAAATCAAATTTCAGATGTAGCTTTACGGAAACTTAGGCTTATTAATGGTGCTTTGGAATTGGAAAATTTAAGGATTCCACCAAAAAATTTTCTGGAAGCGTTAAGAAATGATCGTAAAGGCCAGCATAGTATTCGAATCAATGACCAATGGAGGATTTGCTTTACCTGGATTGATGGCCATGCCTTTGATGTCGAAATTGTTGATTACCATTGA
- a CDS encoding IS3 family transposase, with translation MSARLEAKREIIRKYLAPEFGIVKSCKALEISISSFYYQSDAKIKRKQEDKQLIEKIEAYLDLMPQSGYRSVTYFLRNDMKINHKRVYRIMHENLLKCSPKRAYHHATTDSKHNLKKYPNLLKDKSINHARVIVGDVTFFDVQGKNHYLASLMDMENREVIGRAVSDKLNSELVRSAFESALMNRGSLEGYIHHTDSDRRYCSHEYIELLNNSKIQISMCLGNAYENAHAESFNKTIKYQEINISCYADKIETAKSIFQFIDRYNSIRPHSALGGLSPLQFKNKQKI, from the coding sequence ATATCTGCAAGACTGGAAGCAAAAAGAGAAATTATCAGGAAGTATCTCGCACCAGAATTTGGAATTGTAAAAAGCTGTAAAGCTTTGGAGATCAGTATCTCTTCCTTTTATTACCAATCGGATGCAAAGATTAAAAGAAAACAGGAGGATAAGCAACTAATAGAAAAGATTGAAGCATATCTGGATTTAATGCCTCAATCAGGTTACAGGTCTGTCACTTATTTTCTGAGAAATGATATGAAAATCAATCATAAGCGAGTTTACAGGATCATGCATGAAAACCTTTTAAAATGCAGTCCGAAGAGGGCTTATCATCATGCGACCACGGATTCAAAACATAACCTGAAAAAATATCCAAATCTTCTTAAGGACAAGTCAATTAATCATGCACGAGTAATAGTTGGTGATGTTACTTTTTTTGATGTTCAGGGGAAAAATCATTATCTGGCATCACTAATGGATATGGAAAACAGAGAGGTCATCGGACGAGCTGTTTCTGATAAACTTAATAGTGAACTTGTCAGGTCTGCATTTGAGTCGGCTCTCATGAACAGAGGAAGTCTCGAAGGTTACATTCATCATACTGATTCTGATAGAAGATATTGTTCGCATGAATATATAGAACTTCTGAACAATTCCAAAATACAAATTTCAATGTGTCTTGGTAATGCATATGAAAATGCACACGCAGAATCTTTTAATAAAACTATCAAGTATCAAGAGATAAATATCTCCTGTTATGCTGATAAAATTGAAACAGCCAAAAGTATTTTTCAATTTATTGATCGGTACAATTCAATCAGACCTCATTCAGCTTTAGGAGGACTATCTCCTCTGCAATTTAAAAATAAACAAAAAATATGA
- a CDS encoding antitoxin, whose amino-acid sequence MQSAKLFINGRSQAVRLPKEFQFSGKDVLIQKVGDAVILLPHDKSWEVFLHGLNSFTEDFMDEGREQGKNQEREDM is encoded by the coding sequence ATGCAAAGTGCAAAATTATTTATCAACGGTAGAAGTCAAGCTGTTAGATTACCAAAAGAATTTCAATTCTCCGGAAAAGATGTTCTTATCCAAAAAGTTGGAGATGCCGTAATACTACTTCCTCATGATAAATCCTGGGAAGTATTTCTTCATGGCTTAAACAGTTTCACCGAAGATTTTATGGATGAAGGACGAGAACAGGGAAAAAATCAAGAAAGAGAAGATATGTAA
- a CDS encoding type II toxin-antitoxin system VapC family toxin, with product MYLLDTNICIYIIKKKPIEVLKRLKTKSKKDIYISSITVAELEYGVAKSIYPEKNKISLIEFLSIFNILNFDDTDAVEFGTIKADLTKKGKIIGPMDLLISAQAKSKKLILVTNNVKEFERVEGLKIENWV from the coding sequence ATGTATTTACTTGATACTAACATTTGCATCTACATAATTAAGAAAAAACCGATTGAAGTTTTGAAAAGATTAAAAACTAAATCGAAAAAAGATATTTATATTTCATCAATTACTGTTGCTGAATTAGAATATGGTGTAGCTAAAAGTATATATCCAGAAAAAAATAAAATTTCGTTAATTGAATTTTTATCGATCTTCAACATCTTAAATTTTGATGATACTGATGCTGTTGAGTTTGGAACAATTAAAGCAGATTTAACAAAAAAAGGTAAAATAATTGGACCAATGGATTTACTGATCTCAGCTCAAGCAAAATCAAAAAAATTAATTCTCGTTACAAACAATGTAAAAGAATTTGAAAGAGTAGAAGGATTAAAAATAGAAAACTGGGTGTGA
- a CDS encoding transposase — protein sequence MLITKNYFVREIEIACNKNLTFMALAENEKPDHSTIANFVSSMDKEVKDIFEQVVLICFELD from the coding sequence TTGCTTATTACAAAGAATTACTTCGTCAGAGAAATTGAAATTGCCTGTAACAAAAATCTCACGTTTATGGCACTGGCAGAAAATGAAAAACCGGATCATTCTACAATTGCAAATTTTGTTTCCTCGATGGATAAAGAAGTCAAAGACATATTTGAGCAGGTAGTTCTGATTTGTTTTGAGCTTGACTAA